The Micromonospora sediminicola genome contains a region encoding:
- a CDS encoding glycosyltransferase family 4 protein, with protein sequence MTDASPAPRWPGSVALVLASSTGGVGQHVRSVARGLTEAGAAVLVCGPAATQDQFDFTGAGARFTPVEIPASPTPGDARAVTALRRALTQTPVDVVHAHGLRAGLVAALARPAAPLVVTWHNAVLAGGLRGTVSRLVERVVARSVRVALGASADLVERAAALGATDARLAPVAAPALPAPRRRRAAVRAEFGVTGDRPLILSVGRLHPQKRYDVLIDAAARWRTRTPAPAVVIAGSGPAYLPLAARISAARAPVTLLGHRTDVADLLAGADLAVVTSDWEARQLFAQEALRAGVPLVATAVGGLPELVGDAAVLVPPGDVDAVDAAVRELLDDAPRRAELSRRGAARAATWPTEADTVAALAALYAELTPQHSTGNR encoded by the coding sequence ATGACGGACGCCTCGCCGGCACCGCGCTGGCCCGGGTCGGTCGCCCTGGTGCTCGCCTCCAGCACCGGCGGGGTGGGGCAGCACGTCCGCTCGGTCGCCCGAGGCCTGACCGAGGCCGGCGCCGCCGTGCTGGTCTGCGGCCCGGCCGCCACCCAGGACCAGTTCGACTTCACCGGGGCGGGCGCCCGGTTCACGCCGGTGGAGATCCCGGCCAGCCCCACCCCGGGCGACGCGCGCGCGGTCACCGCGCTGCGCCGGGCGCTCACGCAGACGCCGGTCGACGTGGTGCACGCGCACGGCCTGCGCGCCGGGCTGGTCGCCGCGCTCGCCCGCCCCGCCGCCCCGCTGGTGGTGACCTGGCACAACGCGGTGCTCGCCGGTGGGCTGCGCGGCACCGTGTCCCGGCTGGTGGAGCGGGTCGTCGCCCGCTCCGTCCGGGTCGCGCTGGGCGCCTCCGCCGACCTGGTCGAGCGGGCCGCCGCGCTGGGCGCCACCGACGCCCGCCTCGCGCCGGTCGCCGCGCCCGCGCTGCCCGCGCCGCGCCGCCGTCGCGCCGCCGTGCGGGCCGAGTTCGGGGTCACCGGGGACCGTCCGCTGATCCTCTCGGTGGGCCGGCTGCACCCGCAGAAGCGGTACGACGTGCTGATCGACGCGGCCGCCCGGTGGCGGACCCGGACCCCCGCCCCGGCGGTGGTGATCGCCGGCAGCGGGCCCGCCTACCTGCCGCTGGCCGCGCGGATCTCGGCCGCCCGGGCGCCGGTGACCCTGCTCGGGCACCGCACCGACGTGGCGGACCTGCTGGCCGGCGCCGACCTCGCCGTGGTCACCAGCGACTGGGAGGCTCGGCAGCTGTTCGCGCAGGAGGCGCTGCGGGCCGGCGTACCGCTGGTCGCGACCGCTGTCGGCGGCCTGCCGGAGCTGGTCGGCGACGCCGCGGTCCTGGTGCCGCCCGGTGACGTGGACGCCGTCGACGCGGCGGTGCGTGAGCTGCTCGACGACGCCCCGCGCCGGGCCGAGCTGAGCCGGCGCGGCGCGGCGCGGGCCGCGACCTGGCCCACCGAGGCCGACACCGTGGCCGCCCTCGCCGCCCTCTACGCGGAGCTGACGCCCCAGCACTCGACGGGGAACCGCTGA